A single window of Nitrospiraceae bacterium DNA harbors:
- a CDS encoding winged helix-turn-helix transcriptional regulator — protein sequence MSCESRRDLVLEPQTFRVVFRAQAVFLTRLEFRLLKQLLDGEGRSLYRQDLLNRVWGPQVSVEIRNVDSHIVRLRRKLQRLGEQGPTIETVWGVGYRIRITDDCSVPS from the coding sequence GTGTCATGCGAGAGTAGGAGGGATCTTGTCCTTGAACCACAAACCTTCCGGGTCGTCTTTCGAGCACAAGCGGTCTTTCTCACACGACTTGAATTTCGGTTATTGAAACAATTGCTTGATGGCGAGGGCAGATCTCTGTATCGCCAGGATCTCTTGAACCGGGTCTGGGGACCGCAGGTCTCTGTCGAAATTCGGAACGTAGATTCTCATATAGTCCGCCTCCGGCGAAAACTGCAGCGTTTGGGGGAGCAAGGCCCCACTATTGAAACTGTCTGGGGTGTGGGATATCGTATTCGTATCACTGATGATTGTTCTGTTCCCTCCTGA
- a CDS encoding Ppx/GppA family phosphatase, translating to MKRLAVIDIGTNSIHMVLAEIGKGFAYKIVDRIKEMARLGDGTFTSQRLSPEAMDRGLTVLKRFSMLAKNKGFDPILPIATSAVREAKNGGDFLKLVRKELGLRVRVITGEEEARLIYLGVRNSMDLAHFPAMIVDIGGGSVELMACTQTRLKFVRSLKLGAIRLKDQFLKADIPDKKMIQRLENLVSQTLKKSLSSKKRDSQFKQLVATSGMAGNLAEIIYLARTGRPLSQIDMATVELDEVREVERLLRTKDTPARLKIPGLDPRRVDTLYSGVLVLRTLMERIGVKQARISDKAIREGVIYDFIQQHQEGLRAEQEIPHVRRRQVLLLARRYQYPKNHAHHVAKLALSLFDQTQALHQLGDREREWLEYAALLHDIGHHISENKHHKHTYYLITHADLPGFSSEEVDIMANVARYHRRGQPTSRHKGFRLLSREHRKVVTRLSAILRIADGLDRSHFSVVRKISLEPGKPLRLHVFFRYDPELELWTTERRMKLFEKIFHCRIELKSATIAMQTVA from the coding sequence ATGAAAAGGCTTGCGGTTATTGATATTGGAACGAATTCCATCCACATGGTTCTAGCCGAAATTGGAAAAGGATTCGCCTACAAGATTGTGGACCGTATTAAGGAAATGGCCAGGCTGGGTGATGGAACCTTTACGTCTCAGCGGCTGTCTCCAGAGGCCATGGACCGTGGCTTGACTGTCCTAAAACGGTTTTCCATGCTGGCAAAGAATAAGGGATTTGATCCTATTTTACCGATTGCCACCAGTGCGGTCCGGGAAGCAAAAAATGGAGGGGATTTTTTAAAGCTTGTTCGCAAGGAGCTTGGGCTTAGAGTGCGGGTCATCACCGGTGAGGAAGAGGCCCGCCTCATCTATTTAGGGGTAAGGAATAGTATGGACCTCGCCCATTTTCCCGCCATGATTGTGGATATCGGGGGCGGATCCGTGGAATTGATGGCTTGTACGCAAACGCGCTTAAAATTTGTGAGAAGCCTCAAATTAGGTGCGATCCGGTTGAAGGATCAATTCCTCAAGGCCGATATTCCTGATAAAAAAATGATCCAACGTCTGGAAAATCTGGTCAGTCAAACCTTGAAGAAATCCTTGTCATCAAAGAAACGTGACTCTCAATTTAAACAACTGGTGGCCACATCGGGAATGGCGGGAAACCTCGCGGAAATCATTTATTTGGCTCGGACCGGACGGCCGCTCTCACAAATTGATATGGCCACGGTCGAGTTGGATGAAGTTCGAGAGGTTGAACGACTGCTGCGGACAAAAGATACACCGGCGCGATTGAAGATCCCCGGCCTGGACCCCAGGCGCGTGGATACGCTGTATTCGGGTGTGTTGGTGTTGCGCACATTGATGGAACGGATCGGGGTCAAACAAGCGCGCATCAGTGATAAAGCGATTCGGGAGGGGGTTATTTACGATTTCATCCAACAGCATCAGGAAGGGTTGCGGGCGGAACAGGAAATTCCTCATGTTCGACGGCGACAGGTCCTATTGTTGGCCAGACGATATCAATATCCAAAAAACCATGCGCATCATGTGGCCAAGTTGGCATTAAGTTTGTTCGATCAGACTCAAGCGTTGCATCAACTTGGCGACAGGGAACGGGAGTGGTTGGAATATGCGGCTTTACTGCACGATATTGGGCATCATATTAGTGAGAACAAACACCACAAGCACACTTACTATTTGATCACCCATGCCGATCTCCCCGGATTTTCGTCTGAAGAAGTAGACATTATGGCCAACGTAGCCAGATATCATCGACGCGGCCAACCAACGAGCAGGCATAAAGGATTTCGACTCTTAAGTCGCGAGCACCGAAAAGTTGTAACACGTCTCAGTGCGATTTTACGAATTGCCGATGGTCTGGATCGGAGTCATTTTTCCGTGGTCAGGAAAATTTCCCTTGAGCCCGGGAAGCCCCTACGCCTCCATGTATTTTTTCGCTATGACCCGGAGTTGGAATTATGGACAACGGAACGAAGAATGAAACTCTTTGAAAAAATATTCCATTGCCGGATTGAATTGAAGTCGGCTACCATTGCCATGCAAACTGTCGCCTAG